In Candidatus Margulisiibacteriota bacterium, the following proteins share a genomic window:
- a CDS encoding DNA polymerase III subunit alpha, with product MPHGKKFIHLHNHTEYSLLDGACRIADLLAKAKEYGQPAVAVTDHGNMYAAVEFYLAAKALEIKPIIGCELYVAPRTRFDKETKEDRSPFHLTALCKNELGYKNLIKMVSIASIEGFYSRPRVDKDILKQRHEGLVLMSGCAGGEIAKQIMAGKYDEAKKTALWYKELAGDDFYIEVMELDLPELKALKPELVRLAKETGIKLVATNDVHCVNKEDVYYQDILLCIQTNAFHADTNRFKMETKEFYYKSPDEMIELFRDLPEAIQSTVEIAEKCNLEMEIGKLHLPDFTVPEGETPDTFMEKLVWEGIKKNYGPAYINAEGKVLLPPEIIDRVKYELYVIEKMGYAAYFLIVQDFINWAKSNGIEVGPGRGSAAGSIVSYALSITNIDPLKYGLIFERFLNDERISMPDIDVDFCFERRGEVIEYVSKKYGSDHVAQIVTFGTMAARGAIRDVGRVLQVPLPEVDKIAKLVPFGPDVDLKGALETVKDLRALYEGDAKVKQLLDTAMKIEGMARHASVHAAGVVISQKPVSEYAPLSKLDENVIVTQYTMTALEKIGLLKMDFLGLRNLTMIAHVRDMLKFTQGIEIDLNTIPLDDEKTYRRLAEGDTMGIFQLESQGMRTLIKSLNPTTFEEIIALLALYRPGPLESGMVDDFVKRKHGKLPIHYELPQLQPILRETYGTILYQEQVMEIASKIGGFTMGQADILRSAMGKKKVKEMARQKENFVEGAVKKGISKAKATALFDLCAKFAGYGFNKSHSTAYAFISYQTAYLKANYPVEFIAALLTSVIGNTDKTRLYISESKKMGIKILQPDVNESDKNFTVTKQGVRYGIGAIKNVGIAAIESIIKARKSGGPFASLEDFLRRIDARTVNKKVIESLIKCGAFDSLGLGRAYMIGNLSRITGEVSAQLKEIASGQEMLFGGETPKFSRPTTGPAAVDIPEYRPEELLRMEKEYLGLYISSHPLDHVLDALEGMASVRAIDIQDMKEEQTVTIAGMLTNSRKVVTKKGDNMLIAAIEDLSGIVGLVVFPKVYEKAAPLLLDDEIVVIKGKTNRDSRTEELNVVAETVEPLKGFEKTRTIFVELVDFNNQSILGEIRAIIQRNSGGDPVVIKMDGKSVELGTENRVTITPSLVEELEKLLGSGSVDVKMSVKKREVVKV from the coding sequence ATGCCTCACGGAAAAAAGTTCATCCATCTTCACAACCATACGGAGTACAGCCTGCTTGACGGGGCCTGCCGTATCGCCGACCTGTTGGCCAAGGCCAAGGAGTACGGTCAGCCGGCGGTCGCGGTCACCGATCACGGGAACATGTACGCGGCGGTTGAGTTCTATCTGGCGGCCAAAGCGCTGGAGATCAAACCGATCATCGGCTGCGAACTCTACGTCGCTCCCCGGACCCGCTTCGATAAAGAGACCAAAGAAGATCGTTCGCCTTTCCACCTGACAGCGCTCTGTAAGAACGAGCTTGGCTATAAGAATCTGATCAAGATGGTCTCGATCGCTTCGATCGAAGGGTTTTATTCCCGTCCCCGGGTCGACAAGGATATTCTTAAACAGCGCCACGAAGGATTGGTCCTGATGTCGGGGTGCGCCGGCGGGGAGATTGCCAAGCAGATCATGGCGGGGAAATACGACGAGGCAAAGAAGACCGCCCTCTGGTATAAGGAGCTGGCCGGTGACGATTTCTACATCGAGGTTATGGAGCTTGACCTGCCGGAGCTCAAAGCCCTTAAGCCGGAGCTGGTCCGTCTGGCCAAAGAGACCGGGATCAAGCTGGTGGCGACCAACGACGTTCATTGCGTCAATAAAGAGGACGTTTATTACCAGGATATTCTCCTCTGTATCCAGACCAACGCTTTCCACGCCGATACCAATCGGTTCAAGATGGAGACAAAAGAGTTTTATTACAAATCGCCGGACGAGATGATCGAGCTCTTCCGCGACCTGCCTGAAGCGATCCAAAGCACCGTGGAGATTGCCGAGAAGTGCAACCTGGAGATGGAGATCGGCAAGCTTCATCTCCCTGATTTCACCGTTCCCGAAGGCGAAACCCCCGATACCTTCATGGAGAAGCTGGTCTGGGAAGGGATCAAGAAAAATTACGGGCCCGCTTATATCAACGCGGAAGGGAAGGTCCTCTTGCCGCCGGAGATCATCGACCGGGTCAAGTACGAGCTCTACGTGATCGAGAAGATGGGGTATGCCGCTTACTTCCTGATCGTGCAGGACTTTATCAACTGGGCGAAATCGAACGGGATCGAGGTTGGTCCGGGGAGAGGTTCGGCGGCGGGAAGCATCGTCTCCTACGCTTTAAGCATTACCAACATCGATCCGCTCAAGTACGGCCTGATCTTCGAGCGCTTCCTCAACGACGAACGTATCTCGATGCCTGATATCGACGTCGACTTCTGTTTCGAACGCCGGGGAGAAGTGATCGAATACGTCTCCAAGAAATACGGGAGCGATCACGTCGCCCAGATCGTCACCTTCGGAACGATGGCGGCCCGCGGCGCCATCCGCGACGTCGGCCGGGTCCTGCAAGTCCCGCTCCCGGAAGTCGATAAGATCGCCAAACTTGTTCCCTTCGGTCCTGATGTCGATCTGAAAGGAGCGCTCGAGACGGTCAAAGATCTCCGCGCCCTCTATGAGGGGGATGCCAAGGTCAAACAGCTCCTTGATACCGCCATGAAGATCGAAGGGATGGCCCGCCACGCTTCGGTCCACGCGGCGGGGGTCGTCATTTCGCAAAAGCCGGTCTCCGAATACGCGCCGCTCTCGAAGCTGGACGAAAATGTGATCGTCACCCAGTACACCATGACCGCCCTGGAGAAGATCGGGCTCCTGAAGATGGACTTCCTTGGTTTGCGTAACCTGACGATGATCGCCCACGTCCGCGACATGCTCAAATTCACCCAGGGGATCGAGATCGACCTGAACACTATTCCCCTTGATGATGAAAAGACCTACCGGCGGCTGGCCGAAGGGGACACGATGGGGATCTTCCAGCTGGAAAGCCAGGGGATGCGGACCCTGATCAAATCGCTTAACCCGACGACCTTTGAAGAGATCATCGCTTTGCTCGCTCTCTACCGCCCGGGCCCCTTGGAGTCGGGGATGGTCGACGATTTCGTGAAGCGGAAACACGGCAAGCTCCCGATCCACTACGAACTGCCGCAGCTCCAACCGATCCTGCGCGAAACTTACGGGACTATTCTTTATCAGGAACAGGTCATGGAGATCGCCAGTAAGATCGGCGGCTTTACCATGGGCCAGGCCGACATCCTCCGTTCCGCCATGGGAAAAAAGAAGGTCAAGGAGATGGCCCGCCAGAAAGAAAACTTTGTTGAAGGGGCGGTCAAGAAGGGGATTTCCAAGGCTAAGGCGACGGCGTTGTTCGATCTCTGCGCCAAATTCGCCGGTTATGGTTTCAACAAATCGCACTCCACCGCTTACGCTTTCATTTCTTATCAGACCGCTTACCTGAAAGCGAACTATCCGGTGGAATTCATCGCTGCCTTGCTGACTTCGGTTATCGGCAATACCGATAAGACCAGGCTTTACATTTCCGAATCTAAGAAGATGGGGATCAAGATCCTTCAGCCTGACGTCAACGAAAGTGACAAGAACTTTACCGTCACCAAGCAGGGGGTCCGCTACGGGATCGGCGCCATCAAGAACGTCGGGATCGCCGCCATCGAATCGATTATCAAGGCGAGGAAAAGCGGCGGGCCGTTTGCCTCGCTGGAAGATTTTCTCCGCCGGATAGACGCCAGGACGGTCAACAAAAAAGTGATCGAAAGCCTGATCAAGTGCGGCGCTTTCGATTCTCTCGGCTTGGGACGGGCCTATATGATCGGGAACCTCTCTAGGATTACTGGAGAAGTCAGTGCCCAGCTCAAAGAGATCGCCAGCGGGCAGGAGATGCTCTTTGGCGGCGAGACGCCGAAGTTCAGCCGCCCGACCACCGGACCGGCCGCCGTTGATATCCCGGAATACCGGCCGGAGGAGCTCCTTCGGATGGAAAAAGAGTACCTTGGCCTCTATATCTCTTCTCATCCTCTCGATCACGTTCTTGACGCGCTCGAAGGGATGGCGAGCGTTCGGGCGATCGACATCCAGGATATGAAAGAAGAACAGACGGTGACGATCGCCGGAATGCTGACCAACAGCCGGAAGGTTGTCACCAAAAAAGGGGACAACATGCTGATCGCGGCGATTGAAGATCTCTCCGGCATCGTTGGCCTGGTCGTCTTCCCCAAGGTTTACGAAAAAGCGGCTCCGCTGTTGCTCGATGACGAGATCGTGGTCATTAAAGGGAAGACCAATCGCGACTCACGGACCGAAGAACTGAATGTCGTCGCCGAAACGGTCGAACCGCTTAAAGGGTTCGAAAAGACCAGGACGATCTTTGTCGAACTGGTCGATTTTAATAACCAGTCGATACTCGGAGAGATCCGGGCGATTATCCAACGGAATTCCGGTGGCGATCCGGTCGTCATCAAAATGGACGGGAAGAGTGTCGAGCTGGGAACGGAAAACCGGGTGACGATCACCCCGTCGCTGGTCGAGGAGTTGGAAAAGCTCTTGGGAAGCGGCTCGGTTGATGTTAAAATGAGTGTGAAGAAGAGAGAGGTTGTAAAGGTATAA